CCACTATTGTCTGTACCCGGAAGACAACGCCGGGACACCGCGCCCTCGAAAAGCGCGCGGTGCGCTGCGGCGGTGGCACGGCCCACCGTTATGGGCTCGATGACGCCGTTCTCATCAAGGACAACCACATCGCGGCCTGCGGATCAGTCTCGACTGCCCTTGAACGCGCGAAGGCGTATGCCGGACACCTGCGGATGATCGAGGTGGAGGTCGACTCGCTGGATCAGCTGAAAGAGGCGCTGCCACATGGCCCGCACGCAGTCCTGCTGGACAATATGAGCCCTGACACGCTGCGAGAAGCCGTCGCCATTGCCGGTGGCAAGGTCGTGCTGGAAGCTTCAGGTGGTGTGAACCTCGATACTGTGGCCGCGATTGCGGAGACGGGCGTGGATTTCATCTCGGTCGGCGCACTCACCCATTCGGCGCCAAACCTTGACCTCGGAATGGATGTGGTCTGACACTGCGGTCATCGGGCAACTGCCCACGCAGGAGGGACTTCAGACATGGCCAGCGCGAACGGCCGCAAGAGCATTTTCATCACAGGCGCCGCGTCCGGTATCGGCGCAGAGACAGCGCGGTTCTTTTCCGAAAAGGGCTGGTTCTGCGGTCTCTATGACGTGAACACGGCAGGCCTCGCAGACGTGGCCGGCGAACTCGGGGCCGGCAATTCGGTCTACGCAAAACTGGATGTCCGCGACCGCAATGATTGGGCACTGGCCGTAAAGAGCTTCTCGGAAGCGACAGACGGCAAGATGCATGTCCTGTTCAACAATGCCGGAATCGGCCGGCA
This portion of the Hyphomonas adhaerens MHS-3 genome encodes:
- the nadC gene encoding carboxylating nicotinate-nucleotide diphosphorylase, giving the protein MTPVPPPLPDIILDPIVRLALAEDLGRAGDLTTDATIAPDTQLKVVIAARQTGVIAGLDAAAYALKLIDPSVKLTVEKPDGSILAKGDVVARLEGSARSILIAERTMLNFLGRLSAVATMTRTFADKIAHTNATIVCTRKTTPGHRALEKRAVRCGGGTAHRYGLDDAVLIKDNHIAACGSVSTALERAKAYAGHLRMIEVEVDSLDQLKEALPHGPHAVLLDNMSPDTLREAVAIAGGKVVLEASGGVNLDTVAAIAETGVDFISVGALTHSAPNLDLGMDVV